A region from the Phaenicophaeus curvirostris isolate KB17595 chromosome 28, BPBGC_Pcur_1.0, whole genome shotgun sequence genome encodes:
- the CBARP gene encoding voltage-dependent calcium channel beta subunit-associated regulatory protein — protein sequence MSDDPTPWDNATESTTAVPGEVSPQDGYVLLLALLSIFIGGTLVLLSSILIICRRCCEADRRHSRASDDPEKTNTTYLDDSQPTQDITIKVEDPDCLSSSSYRDVESERFLSSSSSTARRVSFNEAALFDQGKKTQEKGRRYTLTEGDFHHLKNARLTHLPPAPPALRIVTIHECETSESSPAMAPCPPLPKPGLAIFQPPGGAPPPPSLPSHAVCPSSALPGDTYNSTVDTSFVEASPAAYSDSGEGPSFAAAPRAGKGTGGVSGGPSESPPAPTQGTVLQFFTRLRRHASLDGASPYFRIKKWKLESTQRASSLDTRGSPKRRQFQRQRAASESMDQEDRDPHQTDIIQYIAHTDDVAFHPAGGPFLPSPASPPPSLGRLELGEEGTGSPSEAGVPEQPSAYHDIWSLRASLELYASSERSNDQDSVRSDGGDSISSAGGVAPCPSSSLDEAEGPEEKLWGRPKPEESEPGTRKLLQMDSGYASIEAPSRGGEEGTPKDQTASEKRICFTSAGRKGTIFESFEGREPEEEEEEEEEEEGSMAQGAAGGGPLCPHSPLAWSPYGQMFPGRDALPRRDYSIDEKTDALFNAFVRHDPQFDESPLRGKHRSRTHLRKQWQHTKQYSDPGVRYPALERHRTPLRRGDSANYPLDARFHSPLPRIISAGDEEAMEAAAGVPPAPTLPDPEIQVIVEEPGEVVPEPKVGCESPGDDDCPGSGKCLGLGSGSELMDKITSGLEERLYGHLRKAGESTECAVAVAASDAPPDHSPV from the exons ATGAGCGATGACCCGACACCCTGGGACAACGCGACCGAGAGCACCACG GCGGTGCCCGGCGAGGTGTCCCCCCAGGATGGGTACGTGCTGCTCCTCGCCCTGCTCTCCATCTTCATTGGGGGAACCCTAGTGCTGCTCTCCAGCATCCTGATCATCTGCCGCCGCTGCTGCGAGGCCGACCGACGGCATTCCAG AGCCAGCGATGACCCTGAGAAAACCAACACCACCTACCTGGATGACTCGCAGCCCACCCAGG ATATCACCATCAAAGTGGAGGACCCCGACTGCCTCTCATCCTCCAGCTACCGGGATGTGGAGAGTGAGCGGTTCctgtcctccagctcctccactgCCCGTCGTGTCTCCTTCAATGAGGCTGCTCTCTTTGACCAGGGCAAGAAGAcccaggagaaggggaggag GTACACGCTGACTGAGGGCGACTTCCACCACCTGAAGAACGCGCGTCTGACCCACCTGCCCCCCGCACCCCCCGCCCTCAGGATCGTCACCATCCACGAGTGCGAGACCAGTGAGAGCAGCCCCGCCATGGCCCCCTGCCCGCCCCTGCCCAAGCCCGGCCTTGCCATCTTCCAG ccccccgGGGGAGCCCCACCACCACCGTCGCTCCCCAGCCATGCTGTGtgccccagctctgccttgcCTGGGGACACCTACAACTCCACCGTGGACACCAGCTTCGTGGAAGCCAGCCCAGCTGCCTACTCTGACTCTGGGGAGGGCCCCTCG tttgcagcagcgcccagggctgggaaggggactgggggggtcAGTGGTGGCCCCTCCGAGTCCCCCCCGGCCCCCACGCAGGGCACTGTCCTGCAGTTTTTCACCCGCCTGCGCCGCCACGCCAGCCTGGATGGGGCCAGCCCCTACTTCAGGATCAAGAAGTGGAAGCTGGAAAGCACTCAGCGGGCATCCAGCCTGGACACGAGAG GGTCCCCCAAACGGCGGCAGTTCCAGCGGCAGCGGGCAGCCAGTGAGAGCATGGACCAGGAGGACCGGGACCCTCACCAGACAGACATCATCCAGTACATTGCCCACACAGACGACGTGGCCTTCCACCCTGCAGGCGGCCCCTTCTTGCCCTCCCCTGCCAGCCCGCCCCCCTCTCTCGGCAG GCTAGAGCTGGGCGAGGAGGGCACAGGCAGCCCCAGCGAGGCTGGTGTCCCAGAGCAGCCCAGCGCCTACCATGACATCTGGAGCCTGCGTGCCTCGCTGGAGCTGTACGCCTCCTCAGAGCGGAGCAACGACCAGGACTCAGTGCGCAGTGATGGCGGGGACAGCATCTCCTCTGCCGGCGGAGTGGCCCcctgcccttcctcctccttggaCGAGGCTGAAGGCCCAGAGGAAAAGCTCTGGGGTCGGCCCAAGCCAGAAGAATCGGAGCCCGGCACACGCAAACTGCTGCAGATGGACAGTGGCTACGCCTCCATCGAGGCGCCCAGCCGGGGGGGCGAGGAGGGGACCCCCAAGGACCAGACGGCCTCCGAGAAGCGCATTTGCTTCACCAGCGCGGGACGGAAAGGCACCATCTTCGAGAGCTTTGAGGGCCGAGaaccagaggaggaggaagaggaagaagaggaggaagaggggagcATGGCCCAGGGTGCGGCGGGCGGGGGACCCTTGTGTCCTCACAGCCCCCTGGCCTGGTCCCCATATGGGCAGATGTTCCCAGGGCGGGATGCGCTTCCCCGACGGGACTACAGCATCGATGAGAAGACGGATGCTTTGTTTAATGCCTTTGTGCGCCACGACCCCCAGTTCGATGAGTCACCGCTGCGGGGCAAGCACCGCTCCCGCACCCACCTCCGCAAGCAATGGCAGCACACCAAGCAGTACAGCGACCCTGGCGTGCGCTACCCTGCGCTTGAGCGGCACCGCACGCCCTTGCGCCGTGGTGACAGTGCCAACTACCCCTTGGATGCCCGCTTCCACAGCCCCCTGCCCCGCATCATCAGTGCCGGTGACGAGGAGGCGATGGAGGCTGCCgctggggtccccccagccccaacgCTGCCCGACCCTGAGATCCAGGTGATTGTGGAGGAGCCTGGAGAGGTGGTCCCGGAGCCAAAGGTGGGCTGCGAGTCCCCTGGGGATGACGACTGCCCTGGCTCAGGGAAGTGCCTGGGGCTGGGTTCTGGTTCAGAGCTAATGGACAAGATCACCAGTGGCCTCGAAGAGCGGCTCTATGGGCACTTGAGGAAAGCGGGAGAGAGCACAGAGTGTGCAGTGGCCGTGGCAGCCAGTGATGCCCCCCCTGACCACAGCCCTGTTTAG